A genomic segment from Cutaneotrichosporon cavernicola HIS019 DNA, chromosome: 7b encodes:
- a CDS encoding uncharacterized protein (phospholipase C), giving the protein MSLKLSPHGVQVTSAAFLSVSETPNEGSPPPAALINLPLANNGVDLSQLGPRGGSPQVQLTISGGSGNGSVTVPLAAPPGDRSRGWAQLECTAPNVLAYVLFGEREDTVVMIAYPGTLEFMSALPDDWSFGDVSLCGTHESSAQTGYFISKCQDRDVVTQLNEGVRVLDVRMRLSATGELETYHGIRPQYSTLKVYLDAIDAFLSAHPRETIMISLKEETPPDAPDFSKAVYDLLKTYGDRFVFTEHVPRLSEVRGKAQVMTRFGRKDNAPWSEGLGFHPNRWPDSVKEGFECDCNGTPVRISDWYGLDSAMDIPLKAEAVTQFLEHTTCCPPGSQISLAFSSAAKFPLATPQWVAKGVGAPTFGLGMHGVNARIVHWLLQQAVQGKRPRAVVMADYYDYTGSGEAGLGALLGAMNYVQQ; this is encoded by the exons ATGTCGCTCAAGCTCTCACCCCACGGCGTGCAAGtcacctcggccgccttccTCTCGGTCTCGGAGACTCCGAACGAAGGATCGCCCCCTCCAGCCGCGCTAATCAacctccccctcgccaACAACGGTGTCGACTTGAGCCAACTCGGTCCGCGCGGCGGATCGCCGCAGGTCCAGCTCACCATCTCGGGCGGTTCGGGAAATGGTTCAGTGACCGTTCCCCTCGCTGCTCCACCTGGTGATCGGAGCCGCGGATGGGCCCAGCTCGAATGTACCGCCCCAAACGTGCTCGCCTACGTCTTATttggagagagggaggatACGGTCGTCATGATCGCCTATCCCGGCACTCTCGAGTTCATGTCGGCCCTTCCGGACGACTGGAGTTTCGGCGACGTGAGCCTCTGCGGTACGCATGAGAGTTCGGCGCAGACCGGCTACTTTATTAGCAAGTGCCAAGATCGGGACGTTGTCACCCAGCTCAATGAGGGTGTGAGAGTGCTTGATGTCCGGATGCGCCTTAGTGCCACCGGCGAACTGGAGA CCTACCACGGTATCCGGCCCCAATACTCGACCCTCAAAGTCTACCTCGACGCGATCGACGCCTTCCTCTCCGCCCACCCGCGCGAGACTATCATGATTtcgctcaaggaggaaACTCCGCCGGACGCCCCCGACTTCTCCAAGGCCGTTTACGACCTCCTCAAAACGTACGGCGACCGGTTCGTCTTCACTGAGCATGTACCGCGTCTTTCGGAAGTGCGAGGTAAAGCACAGGTAATGACCCGGTTTGGGAGGAAGGATAATGCGCCGTGGAGTGAGGGTCTGGGTTTCCACCCCAATAGGTGGCCGGACAGTGTCAAGGAAGGCTTCGAGTGCGATTGCAACGGTACGCCAGTCCGTATTTCGGACTGGTACGGCCTCGACAGCGCCATGGACATTCCactcaaggccgaggctgtTACCCAATTTTTGGAGCATACCACCTGCTGTCCACCCGGGAGCCAGATTAGTCTCgccttctcgagcgcggccaaGTTTCCACTTGCGACGCCGCAGTGGGTCGCAAAGGGTGTTGGAGCGCCGACATTTGGGCTCGGGATGCACGGGGTCAATGCCAGAATCGTGCATTGGCTCCTCCAGCAGGCTGTGCAGGGGAAGCGGCCGCGGGCTGTTGTCATGGCCGACTATTACGACTATACCGG